TCATTGAAGAGATTGTATTAGATAAGTCTTTTACCTCTCTAATAATATGAGAGATAGTATCAATGAATCTATTGTAATAGTTAGCAAGGAGTGAGAATTCATCTTTTCCCTTAACAGGGAGTTTCTTGGTTAGGTCTCCTTGGCCTGACGAGATATCTCTAAGAGAGTTGTTTATGGTGGCAAGGGGTTTGTTGACGAATAAATGAAACAGTAAGCTAATCCCAAATGATAGGATAAAAAACAAAATAATAGTAAATATAAATAAATTTTTAATAAAACTGTATACACTTGCATATATTGTTTCTTCTGGTACCCCATAAGAGACATACCATTTACTTGCCATATGCTCTAAATCAACAGGCTTTGATTGGAAATAGTGTTTCTTAACACCTTTAAAAGTATATGTAAAATAATTCTTACCAGCTAATATATTATTTATAATGGTAACAACTTTTTTTTCAAAATCTTTATTTAAAACAGCCTCTCTCCCTAAAGGATGAGAAATAATCTCACCTCTACTATCACCAATAAAAAAATATGTATCTTTACCTAGTGAAAATTGTTTAGTAAATCTTTTATAAAAATATTCTTGATATAATAATAATT
This Deferribacterota bacterium DNA region includes the following protein-coding sequences:
- a CDS encoding methyl-accepting chemotaxis protein; translation: MDKISFRHKLSTKFIIRINILILILLIIFSITIYITESKKSMNEYKATAQTLVNGIAGSAYNFLSETMHYTTMLAEYDDIKRLLVEGDNETIKKRVKDILEKAMNYLPEIHNIALVDLDKNSPNYGNIIETADYEELIGVSVLDEDWVRHIDQHPYYISDVFIEKVTKKPVITFNIPIYYSKRLIGAIELLLYQEYFYKRFTKQFSLGKDTYFFIGDSRGEIISHPLGREAVLNKDFEKKVVTIINNILAGKNYFTYTFKGVKKHYFQSKPVDLEHMASKWYVSYGVPEETIYASVYSFIKNLFIFTIILFFILSFGISLLFHLFVNKPLATINNSLRDISSGQGDLTKKLPVKGKDEFSLLANYYNRFIDTISHIIREVKDLSNTISSM